The DNA region TACGTTTGCAATTTTGTCGGTCGAGTATCTAAGACGAATGAAAAATGGCTCGCGCGGACAAAGCAGAAGTATATTGACCTAGATGGAATGGTGAGTTGGCATGGAAAGGTCAGTCGTTCGAGCTTAGACGAGCACTATCGTTCAGCAGATATTTTATTGTTGACTAGTTTCTACGAGGGCTCACCACGTGTAGTGTATGAGGCGAGTAGCCACGGCTGTGTGGTTGTTGCTTCCCGTTTGTCAGGAACACAACTGATCGACCCGGATGATAAATTTCTGCGTTTTTTCCCTGCGGGCGATGCCAACGCTGCAGTCTCGGCAGTGTTGTCAGTAATGAATGAAGGTCTGCAGTCTCGTTCGGAGGAGGCAATGCAAGCGATGCAAGAAAGATTTACACCAGAAGCAAGAGCTGCAAGAATAGTCAGCGTACTTTCGATTTAGTAGGTTCAATTTTGTGTGAAGTCTCCCGGATGATGGTTCTGAATTTCTTGCCCGTTGCGAGCGGAGGTGGTTTGCAAAATTCGCTTAGCTTTCTTACCACGTTAGATCTAACAACACGGAAATATTTTGTGTTGTGTCGGTCAGGGTCAGAGATCGAACGACTTTGTCTTAAACTCGAAATAGAGCATCTTTCTGTGCGGAATCGTGTGATGTTTGAAATGTATGGAGCGAAGAAGCTTTTTGCGAAAGGCACTCCCTGCTTCACGATCTTCGGTTCTCCCGTGTTGTCGACACGCGACGATTGGATCAACATTTGCGGAGTCGCTTTCTCGAATCTGTTTTACCCATCAATCGATTTCTGGGGCCATCTCGGGCGATGCGGCAAGATGATGAAGCTCCTTAAGGATTGTCTTAGAAAACAGGCGATCAAGCAAGCGGATGGCTGGATCTTTGAGACTGGGGTTCTAGCGGAGATGTCTAGGAAAGCTGGTTTTCCTAGCAACAGAGTGTTTTGTGTTCCTATGGCGGTCAGCGAAATCGTTGTTCGATCAAGTGATGCTGCTAGTTCAATTCGGTTTGATAAATCAAGAAGGACTATTTTGTATTTGGGTGCTGGCCACCCAAATAAGCGACAGCATTTACTTCCGGACATTGTTGATCGACTCGAGCGACTAGCTCCGGGGTCTTACCGAATTGTTGCGACAATGAACGAGTCATCGGACTATGCAAGAAGAGTACTGACGGAGATTCACACACGCAAGCTTTCGGGATCATTCGAGAACATTGGACCAGTTGCACCTGAGTGTGTTGGATCGCTAGTAAGTTCTGTTGACGCAATGTGCTTGTTGAGTGTCCTGGAAAGCTTCAGTAACAACTTCGTGGAATCGTGGGCGTTGAAGAAGCCTCTTTTTGTGACGGATGGGACTTGGTCACGCGATGCATGTCATAACGGAGTCGTTTACATCGATCCGAAAAAAC from Novipirellula artificiosorum includes:
- a CDS encoding glycosyltransferase, with the protein product MAVSEIVVRSSDAASSIRFDKSRRTILYLGAGHPNKRQHLLPDIVDRLERLAPGSYRIVATMNESSDYARRVLTEIHTRKLSGSFENIGPVAPECVGSLVSSVDAMCLLSVLESFSNNFVESWALKKPLFVTDGTWSRDACHNGVVYIDPKKPSATADSIHQTLTSPESIQRVTEAGSAVLATHPSASQKTKLYLEVIDKVIALGPCSRISKSQIDYGKLLT